From the genome of Eucalyptus grandis isolate ANBG69807.140 chromosome 2, ASM1654582v1, whole genome shotgun sequence, one region includes:
- the LOC104424790 gene encoding probable aspartic proteinase GIP2: protein MASIPFHFLVLCSIILSITFPIPSQASFRPKAVVLPVTKDSSTLQYLTTLYQRTPLVPVKLTLDLGGKFLWVDCNRGYSSSSYSPARCRSTQCSLAGSKICISCFTGPLPGCNNNTCGLSPDNTVTRTSTDGEVARDVVVVGSTDGSIPGPVVSVPKFLFTCGATFLLQGLPSGVQGMAGLGRTRISLPSQFSASFSFDRKFAICLSSSSTSSGVAFFGGGPYMMLPGIDVSKSLIYTPLIINPVSTASSYFAGEPSTEYFIGVKSIKVNGKQVPLNASLLSIGKEGNGGTKISTVNPYTVMQTSIYKAVVGAFVKELSQVRRVAPVKPFRACFDSNSIGSTRVGPGVPQIDLVLQSSSVYWRIFGANSMVQVKEGVLCLGFVDGGLSPMTSIVIGGHQLEDNLLQFDLATSRLGFSSSLLFRQTTCSNFNFTTKA from the coding sequence ATGGCTTCCATTCCTTTCCACTTTCTTGTACTCTGTTCGATTATCCTATCAATCACATTCCCTATCCCTTCACAAGCCTCATTCAGGCCCAAGGCAGTAGTCCTTCCGGTCACCAAGGACTCCTCAACTCTCCAGTACCTCACCACCCTATACCAAAGAACCCCCTTGGTCCCTGTCAAACTGACCCTCGACCTTGGTGGCAAGTTCCTCTGGGTCGACTGCAACCGAGGCTACTCGTCGTCCTCCTACAGCCCTGCTCGGTGCCGCTCTACCCAGTGCTCCCTCGCAGGGTCCAAGATCTGCATCAGCTGCTTCACCGGGCCCTTGCCCGGATGCAACAACAACACGTGCGGCCTCTCCCCAGACAACACTGTGACCCGTACCTCCACGGACGGCGAGGTGGCCCGGGACGTCGTGGTGGTGGGGTCCACCGACGGGTCGATCCCGGGCCCTGTCGTCTCGGTGCCCAAATTCCTCTTCACCTGTGGGGCCACATTTCTCCTACAAGGCCTGCCCAGCGGGGTACAGGGGATGGCAGGGTTAGGGAGGACTAGGATTTCACTCCCCTCTCAATTCTCTGCTTCCTTCAGCTTTGATAGAAAGTTTGCCATTTGCTTGAGCTCATCCTCAACCTCCAGTGGAGTGGCCTTCTTTGGCGGTGGGCCCTACATGATGCTTCCCGGGATTGATGTCTCAAAGTCCCTCATCTACACTCCATTGATCATCAACCCGGTGAGCACAGCATCATCTTACTTTGCGGGTGAGCCCTCAACAGAGTACTTCATTGGGGTCAAGTCCATAAAAGTCAACGGGAAACAAGTCCCCTTGAACGCATCCCTCTTGAGCATCGGCAAAGAAGGCAACGGCGGCACCAAGATCAGCACAGTGAACCCGTATACCGTGATGCAGACCTCGATCTATAAGGCTGTGGTTGGGGCTTTCGTGAAGGAACTCTCACAAGTTCGGAGGGTCGCGCCAGTGAAACCCTTCAGGGCGTGCTTTGACTCGAATAGCATTGGGAGCACGAGGGTCGGGCCGGGCGTTCCGCAGATCGACCTGGTGCTGCAAAGTAGCAGTGTGTATTGGAGGATTTTTGGGGCTAATTCAATGGTGCAAGTGAAGGAGGGTGTGTTGTGCTTGGGGTTTGTGGATGGAGGGTTGAGTCCAATGACTTCAATAGTGATAGGAGGGCATCAACTGGAGGACAACTTGCTGCAGTTTGATCTGGCCACATCAAGGCTTGGGTTCAGCTCTTCTCTCCTGTTCAGGCAAACCACCTGCTCAAACTTCAACTTTACAACTAAAGCTTAG